In Ruminococcaceae bacterium BL-4, one DNA window encodes the following:
- a CDS encoding ABC transporter permease has product MFFKQIRRNAARNRRGNGLFFGSLIIAIVAFYTLLSLDKQDVMRFLSTIESDAVHKLMMLIPLVYGISLFFVFFLVYFACKYQMDSRRREFGMYLMLGMKRSRLFFLLLCETLWSSLISLLIGLPVALFLTEGISLVTAKLIGLGIIGHRISFSGDAILWTVCGFVMVQLLSMLIICIPLGKTEPAKLLTSDASQKQAPMSKRKSSTFFILGILLLLIAYYFAIFQLSSTDLSALVVSVLIFLTCGILGTFFLYRGLGGFIGKQISRKSQNATGLAIFTERQVQENVLFEHKSLAISSLLLLIALSCISYGIAMGIGRTTESRSTDFSIMGTESDISAVLENPEINEMIETSYPVYLSMTKTKFEMNHMIDALKKIPKADNLVQNFHLEYVLSETSYNHMMSAMGKEPIDLSRNKIALYSTMGTGEGNLYDLLNEALENKVTIGINGEEYSLLPQLYHDNIVANRSITLYTALIVPDELYQELAEDTQPFCQNIHLKKSLTDKLGLMQAIQKMDSCLAGTGLQYDSYLGGIGRNLFYTVAASYLTIYLGVLFLLIANTLVGLKYLIQQRKNKHRYITLLILGADAEDLCRSAKKQIQMFFTLMLSVAVCNSIVAIFVMFTNLTRLPTGTSIATVAALAAITLAVFIMTEIIYLSIVKRTACREIRMLEITDRG; this is encoded by the coding sequence ATGTTCTTTAAGCAGATTCGGCGCAATGCTGCTAGAAACCGCAGGGGGAATGGCTTGTTTTTCGGCTCTCTCATCATTGCCATTGTTGCTTTCTATACGCTTCTTTCATTGGATAAACAGGATGTTATGCGCTTTTTGAGCACGATCGAGAGCGACGCTGTTCATAAGCTCATGATGCTGATTCCGCTTGTGTATGGGATATCGTTGTTTTTTGTGTTTTTTCTGGTATACTTTGCTTGTAAGTATCAGATGGATAGCCGGCGCCGTGAATTTGGCATGTATCTCATGCTGGGGATGAAACGCAGCCGCTTATTTTTTCTCCTGTTGTGTGAAACGCTGTGGAGCAGTCTGATATCCCTGCTGATTGGGCTGCCGGTGGCTTTGTTCCTTACAGAGGGAATTAGCCTTGTAACAGCGAAACTCATTGGCTTGGGCATTATCGGTCACAGAATTTCATTTTCCGGAGATGCCATCCTATGGACAGTCTGCGGCTTTGTCATGGTGCAACTTCTTTCCATGCTGATTATTTGTATCCCATTAGGAAAAACAGAACCGGCAAAACTTTTAACTTCGGATGCTTCCCAAAAGCAGGCACCAATGTCGAAAAGAAAAAGCAGCACTTTTTTTATTCTCGGAATATTACTATTGCTGATTGCTTATTATTTCGCAATTTTCCAGCTGAGCAGTACGGATCTATCTGCTTTGGTGGTTTCTGTTCTTATATTTTTAACGTGCGGAATTTTAGGAACTTTTTTTCTATACCGCGGACTTGGCGGTTTTATAGGGAAGCAAATCAGCCGCAAAAGCCAAAATGCAACAGGGCTTGCAATCTTTACCGAGCGTCAGGTTCAGGAAAATGTACTGTTTGAGCATAAGTCACTGGCGATATCATCGTTACTCCTGCTGATTGCACTTTCCTGTATCTCTTATGGAATTGCTATGGGGATCGGCAGAACGACAGAGTCGAGAAGCACCGATTTTTCGATCATGGGAACAGAATCAGATATTTCTGCCGTTTTAGAGAATCCAGAAATTAACGAGATGATAGAAACTTCCTATCCCGTTTATCTGTCCATGACGAAGACGAAATTTGAGATGAACCATATGATCGATGCGTTAAAGAAGATTCCAAAAGCTGACAATCTTGTGCAGAACTTTCATCTGGAATATGTTCTGTCAGAAACATCTTATAATCATATGATGTCTGCCATGGGAAAAGAGCCGATCGATCTCAGCAGAAACAAGATTGCGCTTTATTCGACGATGGGCACCGGAGAAGGCAACCTTTATGATCTGCTTAATGAAGCACTGGAAAACAAGGTGACCATAGGGATCAATGGAGAAGAATATAGCCTTTTGCCACAACTATATCATGATAACATTGTCGCCAATCGTTCTATTACGCTTTATACCGCGTTGATTGTTCCTGATGAGCTGTATCAGGAACTTGCCGAAGATACACAACCGTTTTGTCAAAATATACACCTAAAGAAGAGCCTAACGGATAAGTTGGGACTGATGCAGGCAATTCAAAAAATGGACAGCTGCCTTGCGGGAACGGGCCTTCAATATGACAGCTATCTTGGAGGCATTGGAAGGAATCTGTTTTATACTGTGGCTGCAAGTTATCTGACAATTTATCTTGGCGTCCTGTTTTTGCTGATTGCCAATACTTTGGTCGGTTTAAAATATCTGATTCAACAACGGAAGAATAAACACAGATATATTACCCTGCTGATCCTTGGCGCAGATGCAGAAGATTTATGCCGTTCTGCAAAAAAACAGATTCAGATGTTTTTTACACTCATGCTCAGTGTTGCGGTCTGCAACAGTATTGTTGCGATCTTTGTCATGTTTACAAATCTTACGCGACTGCCAACCGGCACTTCAATCGCTACCGTTGCTGCGCTTGCGGCGATTACACTGGCTGTCTTTATTATGACGGAAATCATTTATCTATCCATTGTAAAACGGACGGCCTGCCGGGAAATCAGAATGCTTGAAATCACGGATCGGGGGTAA